Proteins encoded by one window of Paenibacillus urinalis:
- a CDS encoding stalk domain-containing protein, translating into MNKRHGARGVTAIITTIMLLTNAGGSTLWASDSLTKSPSSSSSNSLLHASSTAFTQVEAEQWNSIGLRADGTVWTWGRNYGLMESPALFRIVSPARLDIPAEFVMIKEMGQKLLGLKKDGTVWLWESVSQTSNSSTALHQVPSLTDVESISTLGNIVLALKQDGTVWGWHYDIHSGHSSIPLQIKGLVHINSIGTSSYQMAHALNSAGTVWVFTVTIDNKEQVVFSKPKKLENLPELHTVSAYSPDQMYGITSSGTTLKWGIDMSTSKIRLSMKPRKIYPALKMQSVDVHRDYAALLTTDGELWIDGKRPTGKGGHIVSLKRFKQVSAGEYHVLAIDTQGKVWGFGANKWNEIGIPSTRDSMVYTPQLVRDGITIKVNGEVLYSPYTAVMNNQLISVPLRQVVEALDAKLVVTSSSHVGPESRLYTITNGLTSASFEMNQPEVSINGRVITLSSTPYLETNAVMIPAALLKKMGYQVNWNAQLAELQINSNE; encoded by the coding sequence ATGAATAAGCGCCATGGAGCACGTGGTGTAACAGCTATAATTACGACGATCATGCTTCTTACTAATGCAGGAGGGTCTACTCTATGGGCTTCCGATTCTTTAACTAAATCACCATCCTCTAGCTCATCGAATTCATTACTGCATGCTAGCAGCACCGCCTTTACACAAGTTGAAGCAGAACAATGGAATTCGATTGGACTTCGAGCTGATGGTACCGTATGGACTTGGGGAAGAAATTACGGGCTGATGGAATCACCCGCATTATTTAGAATCGTGAGCCCTGCGAGACTGGATATTCCTGCTGAATTTGTCATGATCAAAGAGATGGGACAGAAACTGCTCGGTCTCAAAAAGGATGGCACGGTATGGTTATGGGAGTCAGTGTCACAGACTTCTAACTCTTCTACAGCACTTCATCAAGTACCATCTCTTACAGATGTAGAGTCTATATCTACACTTGGCAATATCGTGCTCGCTTTGAAACAAGATGGAACCGTATGGGGATGGCATTATGACATCCATTCCGGCCATTCAAGTATACCTCTGCAAATAAAAGGATTAGTCCATATCAACAGCATCGGCACAAGCTCATATCAGATGGCACATGCTCTCAATTCAGCTGGAACCGTATGGGTATTCACAGTGACGATAGATAACAAGGAACAGGTGGTATTTTCTAAACCGAAAAAACTTGAGAATCTACCTGAACTTCACACGGTCAGCGCCTATTCTCCAGATCAAATGTATGGTATCACTTCCTCAGGAACTACACTCAAATGGGGCATTGATATGTCCACTTCAAAAATTCGGTTATCGATGAAGCCGCGGAAAATATACCCGGCGTTGAAAATGCAGAGTGTAGATGTTCATCGTGATTATGCGGCTCTATTAACTACCGATGGCGAGCTCTGGATCGACGGGAAACGACCGACTGGTAAAGGCGGCCATATCGTTTCTCTTAAACGCTTCAAGCAGGTGTCCGCAGGAGAATATCATGTGCTGGCTATTGATACGCAAGGAAAGGTATGGGGATTTGGAGCAAACAAATGGAACGAAATCGGAATTCCTAGTACAAGAGACAGCATGGTATATACTCCGCAGCTCGTACGTGATGGCATAACGATCAAGGTGAATGGAGAGGTGCTCTATTCTCCGTATACCGCTGTTATGAATAATCAATTGATCAGCGTTCCGCTAAGGCAAGTGGTTGAGGCATTAGACGCGAAGCTGGTTGTAACTTCATCATCCCATGTCGGTCCAGAGTCACGTCTCTATACAATCACAAATGGTCTAACCTCTGCGTCTTTTGAGATGAACCAACCTGAAGTGAGCATCAATGGGAGAGTAATAACACTGAGCAGTACGCCATACTTAGAAACGAATGCAGTGATGATTCCGGCAGCTTTACTTAAGAAAATGGGTTATCAAGTGAACTGGAATGCTCAGTTGGCTGAGCTCCAAATTAACAGTAACGAATAG
- a CDS encoding MFS transporter has protein sequence MTMNKWKPIFIALYTGQFFSLLSSAAVQFSMIWWLTDTTGSPLILAIAGIAGFLPQALIGPLAGTLIDRYSRKLMMIAADMTVALGSLLLFITMLYQEPGIGLIIVVLVIRSLATAFHMPAMQATIPLLVPEEHLTKASGWGQMVGSITNIAGPALGMSILAASSLEWVLLIDVFGALIASTIVLFIKIPKLSKQVEHSGTSLLAEMKEGYHAIVSHPKVWRLAILIMVVSILYIPVGTYFPLMVRNHFDQGVLQAGMVEIVFAIGLIVGASVIGIFGDRFSKVRLMAGGMLIMGVALFISGILPASLFYVFVVMSLLIGLSGPIFSAPFSALIQSEIEPHLLGRVFSFIGSMSLLAAPIGLGIAGVFIEFTNVAMLFMAAGVLIVVNALITWRLK, from the coding sequence ATGACGATGAACAAATGGAAACCTATATTTATTGCTTTATATACAGGCCAATTCTTCTCATTACTGAGCAGTGCTGCGGTGCAGTTTAGTATGATCTGGTGGCTGACCGACACGACGGGTTCTCCGCTCATATTAGCCATAGCTGGAATTGCGGGTTTTCTTCCCCAGGCATTGATTGGTCCGCTTGCAGGAACCCTTATTGACCGTTATTCACGCAAACTTATGATGATTGCAGCTGATATGACCGTCGCTTTAGGGAGTCTCTTGCTATTTATCACCATGCTGTATCAAGAGCCTGGTATTGGACTTATTATTGTAGTATTGGTCATTCGGTCCTTAGCCACGGCCTTTCATATGCCTGCCATGCAGGCTACGATTCCACTGCTTGTTCCTGAAGAGCATCTGACCAAGGCTTCCGGCTGGGGTCAAATGGTAGGATCCATTACGAATATTGCTGGACCCGCGCTGGGGATGAGCATTCTTGCTGCCAGCTCCCTGGAATGGGTTCTGCTCATTGACGTCTTTGGAGCCTTGATTGCTTCAACCATTGTATTGTTCATTAAAATACCCAAGCTGTCTAAACAAGTGGAGCACAGTGGAACGAGCCTGTTAGCTGAGATGAAAGAAGGCTACCATGCGATCGTTAGCCATCCCAAGGTATGGAGATTGGCGATCCTGATCATGGTCGTCAGCATTCTATATATTCCCGTTGGTACGTACTTTCCACTGATGGTAAGAAACCATTTTGATCAGGGTGTACTTCAGGCAGGAATGGTTGAAATCGTCTTTGCCATCGGATTGATCGTGGGCGCATCCGTGATAGGGATATTCGGTGACAGATTCAGCAAGGTTCGGCTTATGGCAGGAGGCATGCTCATTATGGGCGTTGCTTTATTTATATCAGGTATTCTGCCGGCATCCTTATTCTATGTATTTGTCGTCATGAGTCTGTTAATCGGGCTCTCTGGTCCGATCTTTTCCGCTCCGTTCTCTGCATTAATTCAAAGCGAGATTGAACCGCACCTGCTCGGCAGAGTGTTTAGCTTTATAGGCAGCATGTCTTTGCTGGCGGCTCCCATTGGACTCGGCATCGCTGGTGTATTTATTGAATTCACGAATGTTGCGATGCTATTCATGGCTGCTGGTGTTCTAATCGTAGTGAATGCACTAATTACGTGGCGTCTGAAGTAA
- a CDS encoding Dabb family protein gives MEQQQIIHSVVFSLKHAHGSSEESAFLQEGKSALSSIPTVNHFQVFREISPKNTYDYGFSMVFNSREDYEAYNVHPKHVEFVTERWEKEVVQFMEIDYSAV, from the coding sequence ATGGAACAACAGCAAATTATACATTCTGTAGTATTTTCACTGAAACACGCTCATGGCTCATCGGAAGAATCCGCATTTCTTCAAGAAGGCAAATCTGCACTCAGCAGTATTCCTACCGTTAACCATTTTCAAGTGTTTCGCGAGATCAGCCCAAAGAATACATATGATTATGGATTTTCTATGGTGTTCAACAGTCGGGAAGATTATGAGGCATACAATGTACATCCGAAGCATGTGGAGTTTGTAACTGAGCGTTGGGAGAAGGAAGTCGTTCAGTTCATGGAGATTGACTACAGCGCAGTGTAA
- a CDS encoding S8 family peptidase, with protein sequence MWLALGLSVAAVIVLSIITLRYWDKRADSKFHPHAPNELIIKFVEGTSQDDMKALHEKAKCTVIDSYEDLGFYRITSKRKMRKMLNIYRKHELIESAEPNHVYKAVYTPNDPFYPGYQYAPQKVLAPAAWDITQSSAAIRIAVVDTGVQPDHPELAGKLLPGYDYVDWDPNTSDGNGHGTHVAGIAAAATNNGVGIAGMAPFASIIPIRSLDNSGNGLLSSVANGIVYAANNGAHVVNLSLGSPANDSFLQAAVQYAWDRGAVVIAAAGNDNTTTPMYPAYLPGVVAVASTNASDVKSAFSNYGAWVDVAAPGDQILSTYLGSSYAYLSGTSMAAPLVSGLAALLAAQGRSNVNVRDCIVFTCDPIAGTGTYWAHGRINALRAVQQPVS encoded by the coding sequence ATGTGGCTGGCTTTAGGATTATCAGTGGCCGCAGTGATTGTGCTCTCGATCATCACATTACGATATTGGGACAAACGGGCAGACAGTAAATTCCACCCTCATGCGCCAAACGAGCTGATTATCAAGTTTGTTGAGGGCACATCACAGGATGACATGAAGGCTCTGCACGAAAAAGCAAAATGTACCGTTATCGATTCATATGAGGATCTAGGATTCTATCGAATTACCTCTAAACGAAAAATGCGTAAAATGCTTAACATATATCGTAAGCACGAGCTGATTGAATCAGCCGAACCCAATCATGTGTACAAGGCCGTATACACTCCGAATGACCCCTTCTATCCTGGCTATCAATATGCTCCACAAAAAGTGCTGGCTCCTGCTGCATGGGACATCACCCAGAGCTCTGCTGCCATAAGAATAGCGGTCGTAGATACCGGTGTACAGCCGGACCATCCTGAGCTGGCTGGAAAATTACTTCCGGGTTATGACTACGTGGATTGGGATCCTAACACCAGCGATGGGAATGGACACGGCACGCATGTCGCCGGAATAGCTGCCGCTGCAACCAACAATGGAGTCGGCATTGCCGGCATGGCTCCCTTCGCCTCCATCATCCCCATTCGCTCTTTGGATAACAGCGGGAATGGCTTATTGTCCAGTGTCGCTAATGGCATTGTCTATGCCGCGAACAATGGAGCACATGTCGTGAACTTAAGTCTTGGATCACCCGCTAACGATTCGTTTCTTCAAGCGGCTGTGCAGTATGCCTGGGATCGTGGCGCTGTTGTTATTGCAGCGGCGGGTAACGATAACACAACAACACCCATGTATCCGGCCTATCTCCCCGGTGTCGTCGCAGTGGCATCAACGAATGCATCGGATGTGAAGTCGGCCTTTTCCAATTACGGTGCATGGGTCGATGTTGCAGCACCTGGTGACCAAATCTTGTCCACGTATCTTGGCAGCAGCTATGCTTATTTAAGCGGTACTTCAATGGCTGCGCCTCTCGTATCAGGTCTTGCAGCTCTGCTTGCAGCTCAGGGCAGATCGAACGTCAATGTAAGAGACTGTATTGTATTTACTTGCGACCCGATCGCAGGTACAGGCACTTACTGGGCGCATGGCCGCATAAATGCATTACGGGCAGTACAGCAGCCTGTCTCTTAA
- a CDS encoding NAD-dependent epimerase/dehydratase family protein translates to MKKVLILGGTRFFGKRLVHYLLQEGKSEITVATRGNTPLPFGEEVRHLIVDREVEEQLRAAAEKEEWDIVYDNICYSPDAAMDAVKLFDGRTKKYVFTSSLSVYDVGVKDAMEEEDFDPSTYGIQHGRHDRFTYQEGKRQAEAVFMQQASFPVVCVRFPIVLGTDDYTKRLHFHVDRIKEGRPIGLPNLNARMGFIHSEEAARFLAWAGASSITGPVNAASQNTISIGELMELIESKTGQKAMLTKDTEEDAASPFGVEASWYMNTNTAAEAGFEFDNLNDWLPKLVDQLALN, encoded by the coding sequence ATGAAGAAGGTTCTAATCCTTGGCGGAACGCGTTTTTTTGGAAAAAGACTTGTGCATTACCTGCTGCAAGAAGGAAAATCTGAAATTACGGTAGCGACACGCGGAAACACACCTCTTCCTTTTGGAGAAGAAGTAAGACATCTCATCGTCGATCGCGAGGTAGAGGAGCAGCTGCGAGCAGCCGCTGAAAAAGAAGAATGGGATATCGTGTATGATAATATTTGTTACTCTCCAGATGCAGCCATGGATGCGGTGAAGCTCTTTGATGGCAGAACGAAGAAGTACGTTTTTACATCCAGTTTGTCCGTTTACGATGTAGGGGTTAAGGATGCTATGGAGGAAGAGGATTTTGATCCTTCGACGTATGGGATTCAGCATGGCAGACACGACCGCTTTACATATCAGGAGGGTAAACGTCAGGCTGAAGCTGTATTTATGCAGCAAGCCTCTTTTCCTGTCGTATGCGTACGATTCCCGATCGTACTCGGAACCGATGATTACACCAAACGTTTGCATTTCCATGTGGATCGCATTAAAGAGGGCCGGCCGATCGGACTGCCTAATCTGAACGCCCGAATGGGATTTATTCATTCAGAGGAGGCCGCACGCTTTCTGGCATGGGCAGGAGCATCCAGCATTACCGGCCCTGTGAACGCGGCATCACAGAATACCATTTCAATAGGTGAGTTGATGGAGCTCATTGAGTCGAAGACAGGTCAGAAGGCTATGCTGACGAAGGACACTGAAGAGGATGCAGCATCACCTTTTGGAGTGGAAGCCTCCTGGTATATGAACACGAATACAGCGGCCGAAGCCGGCTTTGAATTTGATAATTTGAATGATTGGCTGCCTAAGCTGGTAGATCAGCTTGCCCTTAATTAA
- a CDS encoding aldo/keto reductase family protein yields MKYRRVGSSGIKVSEIGLGSWLTYGTAAEQQAADACIDKAFECGINFFDTANAYNRGEGEKALGAALRSYKRSDYVLSTKVFFPMGEGPNDKGLSRKAIIEQCEASLTRLGTDYIDIYFCHRYDDETPTEETLRALDDLTAQGKILYAAISEWSPAQITEAAVISKQLNLRPLIANQPIYNMFERYIEEEVLSVSEQAGMGQIVFSPLAQGILTGKYKPGAKPPAGTRAANEAVNGVIRSYLRDDVLEVVYQLDGLANELGVKLSQLALAWTLRLPGISSALIGASRPEQIVENAKSVDIELDSTTLARIDQILGQVKDFTPMR; encoded by the coding sequence ATGAAATACAGGAGAGTAGGATCAAGCGGAATCAAGGTTAGTGAGATTGGTCTGGGCAGCTGGTTAACCTATGGTACAGCGGCAGAACAGCAGGCAGCAGATGCTTGTATTGATAAGGCCTTTGAATGCGGAATCAATTTTTTTGATACGGCTAATGCGTACAATCGGGGTGAGGGAGAAAAGGCGTTAGGAGCAGCTCTAAGATCCTATAAACGCTCGGACTATGTGCTGAGCACGAAGGTGTTCTTCCCGATGGGAGAGGGACCTAATGATAAAGGTTTGTCCAGAAAAGCAATCATAGAGCAATGTGAGGCGAGTCTTACGCGTCTGGGAACAGACTATATCGACATCTATTTTTGCCATCGGTATGATGATGAAACACCTACGGAAGAGACTCTGCGTGCACTGGATGATCTAACTGCACAAGGCAAAATCCTATACGCTGCAATTAGCGAGTGGAGTCCTGCTCAGATTACAGAGGCTGCAGTCATCTCGAAACAACTGAATCTCCGTCCCCTCATTGCCAATCAACCGATATATAATATGTTCGAACGTTACATAGAAGAAGAGGTGCTGAGTGTGTCCGAGCAAGCAGGAATGGGTCAGATCGTATTTTCACCGCTTGCCCAGGGTATCCTCACAGGTAAATACAAGCCAGGAGCGAAACCGCCGGCAGGTACACGAGCAGCTAATGAAGCCGTGAATGGAGTGATCCGCAGTTACCTGCGTGACGACGTGCTTGAGGTGGTGTACCAGCTCGATGGACTAGCGAATGAACTTGGGGTGAAGCTGTCTCAGCTCGCACTTGCATGGACACTTCGCCTGCCGGGAATCAGCTCTGCATTGATAGGTGCCAGCAGACCCGAACAAATTGTGGAGAATGCGAAATCCGTAGATATTGAGCTGGATTCTACTACTCTAGCGAGAATTGATCAAATATTAGGACAAGTCAAAGATTTTACACCGATGAGATAG